A window of the Bdellovibrio sp. ZAP7 genome harbors these coding sequences:
- a CDS encoding phosphoribosylglycinamide formyltransferase yields MMKPVRVAIFASGTGSNAEALIKKMQSLGSAVEFVFSDKPAAGVLAKAHALNTKTYVIEKSQGRAHHEQEVLRLLFEHKVDWVLLAGYMRLLSADFLKKLAGRHEGHSQVVNIHPSLLPAYPGKDSLERAFADKVEQSGVTLHLVDEGMDTGAVLKQVAIPLKGFNVFGDFKASIHRLEHQIYTEFLEQIVTGQIATHSFKETIEC; encoded by the coding sequence CCATTTTCGCCTCGGGGACTGGATCTAATGCAGAAGCATTGATCAAAAAGATGCAGTCGTTGGGTAGCGCGGTTGAGTTTGTCTTTTCTGATAAACCAGCCGCTGGTGTTTTGGCAAAAGCCCACGCTTTAAACACGAAAACCTATGTGATTGAAAAATCACAAGGCCGTGCTCATCACGAACAAGAAGTCTTAAGACTTTTATTTGAACACAAGGTTGATTGGGTTTTGCTCGCAGGTTACATGCGTTTGTTGTCTGCTGATTTTCTAAAAAAACTGGCTGGTCGTCACGAGGGGCATTCTCAAGTGGTGAACATCCATCCCAGTCTGTTGCCAGCCTATCCGGGCAAAGATTCTTTAGAGCGCGCCTTTGCTGACAAAGTCGAACAAAGTGGCGTGACCCTGCATCTGGTTGACGAAGGCATGGATACGGGCGCGGTTTTGAAACAAGTGGCTATTCCGCTCAAGGGCTTTAATGTCTTTGGGGACTTCAAAGCCAGCATCCATCGTTTGGAACATCAAATATATACTGAATTTTTAGAACAAATTGTGACCGGGCAGATTGCCACTCACTCTTTTAAGGAAACTATAGAATGTTAA